In Leptospira sp. WS58.C1, a single genomic region encodes these proteins:
- a CDS encoding NUDIX hydrolase, with the protein MIRLELDTLKKKLPFLPEGEPNLPEDVAHSSVVMPVFQKNGQDGFLLQKRNPNLASHPGQISFPGGVKDPDDKDLLFTALREWEEEMGAPNQELSVIGNYRGQLTHTGFHITPFLAKYSGDFKFEFNPEEVEKIIILELDRLWEAPFYSIKGRRKPDSPLLEVFYFDIDEGLLWGATARIIVDFLREHAGFDRSPILRAPNLNSAPFLDVKKSE; encoded by the coding sequence TTGATTAGATTAGAATTAGATACACTAAAAAAGAAACTTCCCTTTCTTCCGGAAGGAGAACCGAATTTGCCGGAGGATGTGGCCCATTCTTCCGTAGTCATGCCCGTATTCCAGAAAAATGGGCAAGACGGATTCCTTCTCCAAAAAAGAAATCCGAACCTTGCTTCTCATCCGGGACAGATCTCTTTCCCTGGTGGAGTAAAAGATCCGGATGACAAAGATCTTTTATTCACTGCCCTCAGAGAATGGGAAGAAGAAATGGGAGCTCCTAATCAGGAATTATCCGTGATCGGAAATTATAGAGGGCAACTTACACATACCGGTTTTCATATCACTCCCTTCTTGGCAAAATATTCGGGGGATTTCAAATTCGAATTCAACCCGGAAGAGGTAGAAAAGATCATCATACTGGAACTAGACAGACTTTGGGAAGCTCCGTTTTACAGTATCAAGGGAAGAAGAAAACCCGACTCACCTTTGTTGGAAGTTTTTTACTTTGATATAGACGAAGGACTTTTATGGGGAGCCACTGCAAGGATCATAGTGGATTTCTTAAGGGAACATGCGGGTTTCGATCGTTCTCCCATTTTAAGAGCTCCCAACCTGAATTCTGCGCCGTTCTTGGACGTGAAAAAGTCCGAATAG
- a CDS encoding ribonuclease D, with protein sequence MQIQSDYIVVDNVRSLQLALITLSQSDCLSIDTESSGYYTYYSKVCLIQISSKGKNYIFDPIRLDDLTGLGPLFENPGILKIFHSASDDIKALKRDFGFKFINIADTMFSSRLLDLEQNSLLYLVEHYHKVKLSKKEQKSNWEKRPLEKSQLQYAALDTVYLESIWDRMREELGKRKLLDEALSEFVKIAEEEPEPFEGFSINLEKFPNVLELSSDERRALHDTLGFRDEKAKKLNKAPFRVWNNDKVLELVKARGELNKLIDIVGKKDAENLYQVYKNPSGPPIQKNDLFKRSIEDLTGEEADRFKRLRQWRETIMSIRRMGHNLMPSNKNIAEIAKKNPKSIEELRELGIFSNWKVENYGPSLLAAIQSKPYETTLSGLVPIKKKFD encoded by the coding sequence ATGCAAATACAATCCGATTATATTGTCGTAGACAACGTCCGAAGCCTACAGTTGGCATTGATTACTCTCTCTCAATCCGATTGCCTCTCAATTGATACGGAATCCAGCGGTTATTACACCTACTATTCCAAAGTTTGTCTCATCCAAATATCCTCTAAGGGTAAAAATTATATCTTTGACCCTATTCGTTTGGATGATCTCACCGGGTTAGGACCTCTATTCGAGAATCCCGGCATTCTAAAAATATTTCATTCCGCTTCGGACGATATCAAAGCCCTGAAAAGAGACTTCGGTTTCAAGTTTATCAACATCGCTGACACGATGTTCAGCTCTCGTTTATTAGACTTAGAACAGAACTCTTTGTTGTATCTTGTGGAACATTACCACAAGGTCAAACTCTCCAAGAAGGAGCAAAAATCCAACTGGGAAAAGCGGCCTCTGGAAAAAAGTCAGCTCCAATATGCCGCCTTGGATACGGTTTACCTAGAATCCATTTGGGACAGAATGAGAGAAGAACTCGGAAAACGGAAATTGTTAGACGAAGCGCTTTCGGAGTTCGTTAAGATCGCGGAAGAAGAGCCTGAACCTTTCGAGGGATTTTCCATCAATTTGGAAAAATTCCCAAATGTATTAGAATTGAGTTCCGACGAAAGAAGGGCACTTCACGATACTCTAGGCTTTAGAGATGAGAAGGCTAAAAAATTAAACAAAGCTCCTTTCCGAGTTTGGAATAACGATAAGGTTTTGGAATTAGTCAAGGCCAGAGGAGAATTGAATAAACTTATAGACATTGTAGGCAAAAAAGACGCCGAAAATTTATACCAGGTTTATAAAAATCCAAGCGGCCCTCCTATCCAAAAGAACGATCTATTCAAAAGATCCATCGAGGATCTGACAGGGGAAGAAGCGGACAGATTCAAAAGATTAAGGCAATGGAGAGAAACAATCATGTCCATTCGCCGGATGGGTCACAACTTGATGCCGTCTAATAAGAATATCGCGGAGATTGCAAAAAAAAATCCTAAGTCCATCGAAGAGTTAAGAGAGCTTGGAATCTTTTCCAACTGGAAAGTGGAAAATTACGGACCTTCTCTTTTGGCAGCAATCCAATCCAAACCGTACGAGACCACTTTGTCCGGTTTGGTCCCGATCAAAAAGAAATTTGATTAG
- the purF gene encoding amidophosphoribosyltransferase, translated as MSSIPNTSSLRTLVRDDKPKEECAIFGIFNSQEAANFTYLGLYSMQHRGQESSGIVSSDGEHLYRYAGMGLVANIFTEGKIRELTGTAAIGHNRYSTTGASFLRNAQPLRVESHLGPIALAHNGNLVNSWEVRSQLEKEGSIFQTTIDSEVIVHLMARSGETDLLSALSSALKKVRGAYSLVVLTKNQLIAVRDPNGFRPLVMGRREDGSIVFASETCAFDITDTTYERDVEPGEMIVVDRTGTRSFYPFPPAKPALCIFEYIYFARPDSNIFGESVYKVRKALGNQLAQELPVEADVVIPVPDSANIAALGYSEASGIPFQSGLIRSHYVGRTFIEPDQKIRDFGAKIKYNVVKNVVDGKRVVIVDDSIMRGTTSRKIIKMIRNAGATEIHLRVSAPPTISPCYYGIDIPTHKELIAATHTIEEIRKYLRVDSIAYLSVDSMHKAVSEHRGGGFCNACFTSDYPVEFQSDMGNQKSLFKEYEVEERV; from the coding sequence ATGAGTTCGATTCCCAATACGTCCAGTCTACGGACCCTAGTCCGAGATGACAAACCAAAAGAAGAATGTGCCATCTTCGGGATTTTTAATTCTCAAGAGGCGGCCAATTTTACTTACCTCGGTCTGTATTCCATGCAGCACAGAGGCCAAGAATCGAGCGGGATCGTTTCCTCCGATGGAGAACATCTCTACCGCTACGCCGGTATGGGATTAGTAGCCAATATTTTTACCGAAGGCAAAATCCGGGAACTAACCGGAACCGCTGCTATCGGGCATAATCGTTATTCTACCACCGGTGCGAGTTTCTTAAGGAACGCTCAACCTCTCAGAGTCGAGTCCCATTTAGGACCGATTGCTTTGGCCCATAACGGAAACCTGGTAAATTCCTGGGAAGTTCGTTCCCAATTGGAAAAAGAAGGTTCCATCTTCCAAACAACAATCGATTCGGAAGTGATCGTCCACCTGATGGCTCGTTCCGGAGAGACGGATCTACTTTCCGCACTTTCTTCCGCTTTGAAAAAAGTAAGAGGTGCTTATTCCCTAGTCGTTCTTACCAAAAACCAATTGATCGCCGTAAGGGATCCAAACGGTTTCCGTCCTTTGGTCATGGGAAGAAGGGAGGATGGATCCATTGTATTCGCGTCCGAGACCTGTGCATTCGATATCACGGACACCACTTACGAAAGAGATGTGGAACCGGGCGAGATGATCGTTGTGGACAGAACAGGAACCCGCTCCTTCTATCCTTTCCCTCCTGCAAAACCCGCTCTTTGTATTTTCGAATACATTTATTTCGCAAGACCTGATTCCAATATTTTCGGTGAGTCGGTGTATAAGGTCCGCAAGGCTCTCGGAAACCAACTTGCTCAAGAACTTCCTGTGGAAGCTGACGTCGTGATCCCGGTTCCGGACTCTGCAAATATCGCAGCTTTGGGATATTCGGAAGCCTCCGGAATTCCTTTCCAATCGGGACTGATCCGTTCTCACTATGTGGGTAGGACTTTTATCGAACCGGACCAGAAAATCCGGGACTTCGGTGCTAAGATCAAGTACAATGTAGTGAAGAATGTAGTGGATGGAAAACGTGTGGTGATCGTGGACGATTCCATTATGCGAGGAACCACTAGTCGAAAGATCATTAAGATGATCCGAAATGCGGGTGCTACCGAGATCCACTTAAGAGTTTCCGCTCCTCCTACAATTTCTCCTTGTTATTACGGAATAGACATTCCGACCCATAAAGAATTGATCGCTGCTACTCATACGATCGAAGAGATCCGAAAGTATTTGAGAGTGGATTCTATCGCTTATCTATCAGTCGATTCCATGCATAAAGCGGTTAGTGAACATAGGGGTGGAGGTTTCTGCAACGCTTGTTTTACCTCGGATTACCCTGTGGAATTCCAAAGCGATATGGGAAATCAAAAGAGTTTATTCAAGGAATACGAGGTAGAAGAAAGGGTCTAA
- a CDS encoding LIC13259/LIC11441 family protein — MKRSVILILLTSFFIFLSFCKKEDKPVLETEKPLFEKVLSENDKIIQSLLTTEDISPDVSGLISTLNSLGEAKGGLESSALEMKNVLEGAKSSDVKISFEAYSKFSEVLAKTMKVHGLQSGRNRFYCPMVKKTWVFSGMKILNPYAPDMRDCGDLIP; from the coding sequence ATGAAACGATCCGTAATACTAATTTTATTAACCTCATTCTTCATCTTCCTTTCCTTTTGCAAAAAGGAAGATAAGCCCGTATTAGAGACCGAAAAACCTCTCTTCGAAAAAGTTTTGTCGGAAAACGATAAAATAATCCAAAGTCTTTTAACAACGGAAGATATATCTCCCGATGTAAGCGGACTAATTTCTACCTTAAATTCTTTGGGAGAAGCAAAAGGAGGCTTAGAATCTTCCGCGTTAGAAATGAAGAATGTATTGGAAGGAGCAAAATCTTCCGACGTTAAAATATCATTCGAGGCATATTCCAAGTTCAGCGAAGTTTTAGCAAAAACTATGAAGGTCCACGGATTACAATCCGGAAGAAACCGTTTCTATTGTCCGATGGTCAAAAAGACATGGGTGTTTTCCGGTATGAAAATCCTGAACCCGTATGCTCCGGATATGCGTGATTGCGGTGATCTTATTCCCTAA
- a CDS encoding (2Fe-2S) ferredoxin domain-containing protein translates to MYFDKHVFVCENVRAEGERPSCGPKGSPQLLAYMKRRAQELGLKGKIRIQKSGCLDRCELGPVQVSYPEGLWFSIKTQEEAEVFIQNYILENKPEAIRHLMLKDEE, encoded by the coding sequence ATGTATTTTGATAAGCATGTTTTTGTCTGCGAGAATGTCAGAGCGGAGGGAGAAAGGCCCTCTTGTGGTCCGAAAGGATCTCCTCAATTGCTCGCTTATATGAAAAGGAGAGCGCAAGAACTCGGATTAAAAGGTAAGATCCGTATCCAAAAATCCGGATGTTTGGATCGCTGTGAGTTGGGTCCTGTGCAGGTTTCTTATCCGGAAGGACTTTGGTTCTCCATCAAGACGCAGGAAGAAGCAGAAGTATTCATTCAAAATTATATACTAGAAAATAAACCGGAAGCGATCCGGCACCTGATGTTAAAGGATGAAGAGTGA
- a CDS encoding zinc-binding dehydrogenase, producing the protein MAKKFEIPKTYLAYELKEYSNEPGRAKIVEKELRPLKKGEVLLKVHSGSINPSDLMFMRGLYGIKKKLPVVPGFEGSGLVIASGGGWRANSLVGKPVACVAPNKGDGPYAEYMITDAYSCFTLGKDVSLEQGACLFVNPITAWALLDQVIREKHKAYVQTAAASALGKMLLRLSNKKGIPGIHVVRRKEQVDLLRSLGAEHVLDSSSPNFDRELRVLSNKLNATIMLDAVAGEITGRALAAMPYGSKCVVYGALSEEPISYHAGLGIFQDKKIEGYWLSSWMPKQNPLKIWKITSEIRSLLGKEFQTQIAAKYPLKEADKAIQEYTNNMTRGKVLISNGWEL; encoded by the coding sequence ATGGCAAAAAAATTCGAAATACCAAAAACGTATCTTGCATACGAATTGAAAGAATACAGCAATGAACCCGGAAGAGCAAAGATCGTAGAAAAAGAACTTAGGCCTCTTAAGAAAGGAGAGGTTTTACTTAAAGTCCATTCCGGTTCCATCAATCCCTCCGATCTCATGTTTATGAGAGGTTTGTACGGAATTAAGAAAAAACTTCCTGTCGTTCCCGGATTTGAGGGAAGCGGTCTGGTGATCGCAAGCGGCGGCGGATGGAGAGCGAATTCTCTTGTAGGAAAACCTGTCGCATGTGTGGCTCCGAATAAGGGTGATGGACCGTATGCAGAATACATGATCACCGACGCGTATTCTTGTTTTACTTTAGGAAAAGATGTAAGCTTGGAACAAGGCGCTTGTTTATTCGTGAACCCTATCACTGCTTGGGCATTATTGGACCAAGTCATTCGTGAAAAACATAAGGCTTATGTTCAGACTGCTGCCGCTTCCGCTCTGGGAAAAATGTTATTGAGACTTTCCAATAAAAAAGGAATTCCCGGCATTCATGTTGTCAGAAGAAAAGAGCAAGTCGATCTTCTTAGATCTTTAGGTGCAGAACATGTATTGGATTCGAGCTCTCCGAATTTTGATCGTGAACTTAGGGTTCTTTCCAATAAGCTGAATGCTACTATTATGTTGGATGCGGTTGCCGGAGAAATTACGGGGAGAGCATTAGCCGCTATGCCTTACGGAAGTAAATGTGTGGTTTACGGTGCGTTGTCAGAAGAACCTATTTCTTATCATGCGGGGCTTGGGATTTTTCAGGACAAAAAGATAGAAGGTTATTGGCTTTCTTCTTGGATGCCGAAACAAAATCCGTTGAAGATCTGGAAGATCACCTCCGAGATCCGTTCCCTTTTAGGAAAAGAATTCCAGACTCAGATCGCCGCAAAATATCCACTTAAGGAAGCTGATAAAGCGATCCAAGAATATACCAACAACATGACCAGAGGAAAGGTCCTTATTTCCAACGGCTGGGAGCTTTAA
- a CDS encoding LEA type 2 family protein, whose product MRIFVQQAKRPIFFRLLALLFGTFFLFSSCLGDLRENVKKLQACKFRILETKTERVEILPFPPSPKILMTSTLEIENPNDTSVKIYQFDLGVIASGTDGKDAELARVISEEETEVPAFSKTVVQLKIETSFEKRENQDKLLLGILVVTNLVAGKDPNLRMKGSVRYKTVLGEVDIPLDEKIRLLPKKPEHEI is encoded by the coding sequence ATGCGAATATTTGTCCAGCAAGCTAAAAGGCCGATATTCTTTCGGCTTTTGGCCTTGTTATTCGGGACCTTCTTCCTTTTCAGCTCTTGCTTGGGAGATCTAAGGGAGAACGTCAAAAAACTACAAGCATGCAAGTTTAGGATCTTGGAAACTAAAACGGAACGGGTAGAAATTCTGCCTTTTCCACCTTCTCCCAAGATTTTAATGACTTCTACATTGGAGATAGAGAATCCGAACGATACTTCCGTTAAAATTTATCAGTTCGATCTTGGCGTTATCGCCTCGGGTACCGACGGTAAAGACGCGGAATTAGCCAGAGTCATTTCGGAAGAAGAAACGGAAGTTCCGGCTTTCTCCAAAACTGTAGTCCAACTGAAGATAGAAACAAGCTTTGAAAAAAGAGAGAACCAGGATAAACTATTACTCGGAATTTTAGTAGTCACGAACTTAGTCGCCGGAAAAGATCCGAATTTAAGAATGAAAGGAAGTGTGAGATACAAAACCGTTTTAGGAGAAGTAGATATTCCTTTGGATGAAAAAATACGATTATTACCCAAGAAGCCGGAGCATGAAATTTAG
- a CDS encoding LIC13255 family lipoprotein, with translation MKFSFLSIGTVCKNLILLTIVLLGLSNCSDVDEDFYTFGEAATKIMVAYAAKDAQCGSNRQITSVVPGKQRKKDVDNCVTSVAFENCSFWTQAGDPVPFACKAIEFRLK, from the coding sequence ATGAAATTTAGTTTTTTAAGTATTGGAACTGTCTGTAAAAACCTGATTTTACTTACAATTGTCCTATTGGGTTTGTCGAATTGTTCCGACGTAGACGAAGATTTTTATACATTTGGAGAAGCGGCAACTAAGATCATGGTAGCTTATGCCGCGAAAGATGCACAATGCGGATCGAACAGACAGATCACTTCCGTAGTACCCGGAAAACAAAGGAAAAAGGACGTGGATAATTGTGTTACTTCAGTCGCTTTCGAAAATTGTAGTTTTTGGACCCAGGCTGGGGATCCGGTCCCGTTTGCATGCAAGGCTATTGAATTCAGATTGAAGTGA
- a CDS encoding DUF1175 family protein: MKFRIYYLLIFALLHCNSYFESILDPTELRMPADGKSVAVLKISNPIFGAEDHFLLEEIDPNVLKLLSNEKNKNEDVLRVQAGNVPANIMIRTKKGKTVQISLFSRDGDFDQDGFPDSAELRTESDRQAFRDWFVRISLSQYLKENSSWNLKERDCSGLIRFAYKESLKAHTQDWQARTGILLDKNLPDVREFQYPDIPYIGKNLFRIGEGKFGEFADAESLEKFHTSFVSKELESGLAGDILFFRSDRGVGTNFHSMILVEGESKNPQLLYHTGSDRGIKLIRAKELERSVLFSPEKNNRNFLGVYRFRILE, encoded by the coding sequence TTGAAATTTCGGATCTACTATCTTCTGATATTCGCATTGTTGCATTGTAATTCTTATTTCGAATCCATTTTAGATCCGACCGAATTAAGAATGCCTGCGGATGGTAAATCGGTTGCCGTTTTAAAAATTTCGAATCCAATCTTCGGGGCAGAGGACCATTTTCTTTTGGAAGAGATAGATCCTAATGTACTCAAACTTCTCTCGAACGAAAAAAACAAAAATGAAGACGTCTTACGTGTGCAAGCGGGGAATGTCCCTGCAAATATTATGATCCGAACTAAAAAGGGTAAAACAGTTCAGATTTCCTTGTTCAGCCGAGATGGGGACTTTGACCAGGATGGTTTTCCGGATTCGGCAGAGCTTAGGACCGAATCAGATCGTCAGGCATTTCGGGACTGGTTTGTTAGGATCTCTTTATCCCAATATTTAAAGGAGAATTCCTCCTGGAATCTGAAGGAAAGGGATTGCAGCGGATTGATTCGTTTCGCATATAAGGAGTCTTTAAAGGCTCATACTCAAGACTGGCAGGCAAGGACCGGGATCTTATTGGATAAAAATTTACCGGATGTCCGGGAATTTCAGTACCCGGATATACCCTATATTGGTAAAAATTTATTTCGGATCGGAGAGGGCAAATTCGGAGAATTTGCAGACGCGGAAAGTTTGGAAAAGTTCCATACTTCTTTTGTTTCCAAAGAGTTGGAGTCGGGACTAGCGGGAGATATTCTCTTTTTCAGATCGGATCGTGGGGTCGGAACCAATTTCCATTCTATGATCTTGGTAGAAGGAGAAAGTAAAAATCCCCAGCTTTTATATCATACAGGTTCGGATCGAGGGATCAAATTGATCCGAGCAAAAGAATTGGAAAGAAGTGTGTTGTTTTCCCCGGAAAAGAATAACCGAAATTTTCTCGGGGTATATAGATTTCGGATTTTAGAATAG